The following is a genomic window from Alkaliphilus sp. B6464.
AGAGGAAGTGAATCTATTAGGAATTTTTATACCAGAGCTTCAAAAATGTGTAGGTTTTAATCAAAGAAATCCTTACCATAATTATGATGTTTTTGATCATATACTTAAGGTTTTAGATAATACACCTTTAGATTTAACACTGCGCTGGGCGGCGTTGCTCCATGATATAGCAAAACCTGCAACATTTTTTCTTGATAAGAATGGAAAAGGAAGATTTTTTGGGCATGATATAAAAGGTGCACAAGTAGCAAGAAAAATTTTGGGTAGATTAGGATATCAAGAAGATTTTATAAAATCTGTGGCTGCACTAATAGAGACCCATATGTCTAGGTATAATATTATGAAGGAAAAAGGTATAAAAAAATTAATAGATAAAGTTGGGGAGGAAAACATAGAAAAGCTATTTCAGCTTCAAAGAGCAGATATTAAAGGTAAAAGAGAACCTTATGATTTTACTAA
Proteins encoded in this region:
- a CDS encoding HD domain-containing protein; this translates as MKKEAFLNSTINIDYVLDKIIDISILEQPFENDLVEAIYINKEQFKNLDQYKLKYLFKKILMSQKPSFGIRLLEEVNLLGIFIPELQKCVGFNQRNPYHNYDVFDHILKVLDNTPLDLTLRWAALLHDIAKPATFFLDKNGKGRFFGHDIKGAQVARKILGRLGYQEDFIKSVAALIETHMSRYNIMKEKGIKKLIDKVGEENIEKLFQLQRADIKGKREPYDFTNVEVIENMAKKFISSKE